One stretch of Anolis carolinensis isolate JA03-04 chromosome 3, rAnoCar3.1.pri, whole genome shotgun sequence DNA includes these proteins:
- the map6d1 gene encoding MAP6 domain-containing protein 1, protein MAWPCISRVCCLARFWNQMDKSDLAVPLTIHNYSDIEEEEAAGGAATGGGLGGGGLAPQPPPKIPTGGSSSLSRSHAQPPPHHARGPSSAALLPASASAPSLQQHHHHQQQQEEGPPAKRPSKRTTPRRRPAAAETQYQQDFRAWPLQKRDALPWVGEARGRIDSPRPEVPAAEAAPFASHAGLPGAGHTSRVYVLPVAAEGEPVGGKEAGFKPGWPHAAAAASSSFSPPPGAAKIAAASASSSYRQEYRPWSGAKRSRPTKTTQGFIIPEDHFAPESSYKADFKIPEVKGKFAPNPSAVFQAPSRILNV, encoded by the exons atGGCTTGGCCCTGCATCAGCCGCGTGTGCTGCTTGGCCCGCTTCTGGAACCAGATGGACAAGTCGGACTTGGCGGTGCCCCTCACCATCCACAATTACTCCGAcatcgaggaggaggaggcggcaggaggagcggcaacaggaggaggactAGGCGGAGGAGGGCTCGCCCCACAGCCGCCCCCCAAGATCCCAACAGGTGGAAGCAGCAGCCTCAGCAGGTCCCACGCGCAGCCTCCGCCGCACCACGCTCGGGGCCCCTCTTCCGCGGCGCTGCTCCCGGCCTCGGCGTCCGCGCCTTCGCTGCAGCAGCAtcaccaccaccagcagcagcaaGAGGAAGGGCCCCCCGCTAAGCGGCCCTCCAAGAGGACCACTCCCCGCCGCCGTCCCGCCGCGGCGGAGACCCAGTACCAGCAGGATTTCCGCGCCTGGCCCCTGCAGAAGAGGGACGCCCTGCCCTGGGTCGGGGAGGCCCGCGGACGGATAGACAGCCCCCGCCCGGAGGTCCCGGCGGCAGAAGCGGCGCCCTTCGCCTCCCACGCGGGCCTCCCCGGGGCCGGGCACACCTCCCGTGTGTACGTGCTGCCCGTGGCCGCGGAGGGAGAGCCCGTGGGCGGCAAGGAAGCGGGGTTCAAGCCGGGTTGGCCCCACGCCGCtgccgctgcctcctcctccttctcgccGCCTCCCGGTGCCGCCAAGatcgccgccgcctccgcctcctcctcctacaG GCAGGAGTATCGTCCATGGTCAGGAGCTAAAAGATCAAGGCCCACCAAAACAACACAAGGCTTCATTATCCCAGAGGATCACTTTGCACCAGAATCTAGCTACAAGGCGGACTTCAAG ATTCCAGAGGTGAAAGGCAAGTTTGCTCCAAATCCTTCTGCTGTTTTCCAGGCACCGTCTCGCATCCTAAATGTATGA